The following coding sequences are from one Diachasmimorpha longicaudata isolate KC_UGA_2023 chromosome 6, iyDiaLong2, whole genome shotgun sequence window:
- the LOC135163549 gene encoding Golgi SNAP receptor complex member 1 produces the protein MSKPTEAVDWEDLRKQARHLENDIDAKLVAYSKLGINTNSSHASADTVPLLDEDHVFDNMTSEIGSLLTKLAMINDRMSGIQANGAAMLHTMQRHKEILKDYKLEFNKLQNNFMSRKDREELLGSVRQDIDNYKNVGGLNRRDMYLKENQHIHNSDRLITDQINIAMETRDNLMSQRHAFKRIQTRFNDISNRFPAVNSLIQRINLRKRRDSLLLGLVIGFCTFLMLLYAFH, from the exons ATGTCGAAACCCACGGAGGCTGTGGACTGGGAAG ATCTTCGCAAACAGGCGAGGCATCTCGAGAACGACATTGATGCTAAACTAGTGGCGTACAGCAAACTTGGGATTAACACAAACTCCAGTCATGCCAGTGCAGACACTGTACCGTTACTAGATGAAGATCATGTCTTTGATAACATGACATCAGAAATTGGATCACTCTTGACAAAG CTGGCCATGATCAACGATAGGATGAGTGGTATCCAGGCGAATGGAGCTGCGATGCTCCACACGATGCAAAGACATAAGGAAATACTGAAGGATTATAAATTGGAGTTTAATAAATTgcagaataattttatgaGCCGCAAAGATCGCGAGGAACTGCTGGGAAGTGTTCGACAGGACATTGA taaTTACAAAAATGTCGGAGGGTTGAACAGAAGAGACATGTATTTAAAGGAGAATCAACACATACACAA CTCCGACCGTTTGATAACGGATCAAATTAACATCGCTATGGAGACTCGAGACAATCTCATGTCCCAACGTCATGCCTTCAAGCGCATTCAAACGAGATTCAACGACATTTCAAATCGATTTCCAGCAGTCAATAGTCTCATACAGCGAATTAATTTGCGCAAACGACGGGACTCCTTGCTTCTGGGCCTTGTCATTGGATTCTGCACTTTTCTGATGCTCCTCTACGCCTTTCACTGA
- the LOC135163546 gene encoding parafibromin-like, producing MADPLSLLRQYNVNKKEIIERENQIIFGEFSWPKNVKTNYLTYGSGKEGTPKEYYTLECLLFLLKHVQLTHPVYVRQAAAENIPVVRRPDRKDLLAYLNGETATSAAIDKSAPLEIPTQVKRSAEDGLDSGLLKKPRFEETHVQKVKEQLAARLDAPKEASVTVDNIKSLSEAMSVEKIAAIKAKRLAKKRTTIKENDDIGMGSDLRVILDMDVDDTKDIVSRERQWRTRATILQSTGKIFAKNIFAILQSIKAREEGRQKGPTAPTPMTTPRATPMRPLPQPAVYNRYDQERFIQQKQETEGFKIDTMGTYHGMTLKSVTEGTNPAVRKIPPPSASAIPTSGLLPTSAAKLTPQQAAQNKRPSRTPIIIIPSANTSLITMYNSKDILQDLRFVSSDEKRAAGCKRENEILLQRRKEGGLTVPYRVVDNPQKLSNNDWERVVAVFVMGPAWQFKGWPYEGNPVEIFSKICAFHIKYDEMKLDANVARWAVAVIELSRTKRHLDRAALMMFWEHLDKHMIKNKPLLRF from the exons ATGGCGGATCCGCTGAGCTTACTGCGGCAATACAATGTTAACAAGAAGGAGATCATCGAGAGGGAGAATCAGATCATCTTCGGGGAATTTTCATGgccgaaaaatgtgaaaaccaACTATTTGACTTATGG CTCCGGCAAAGAGGGTACGCCAAAGGAGTACTACACTCTGGAATGCCTCCTCTTTCTCCTCAAACATGTCCAGCTCACGCACCCGGTGTACGTTCGTCAAGCGGCGGCGGAGAACATCCCGGTGGTGCGTCGTCCGGACCGAAAGGACCTCCTGGCGTACCTCAACGGGGAGACGGCGACCTCCGCGGCCATCGACAAATCCGCACCGCTGGAGATCCCGACGCAAGTGAAGCGCAGTGCAGAGGATGGCCTGGACAGTGGTCTCCTGAAGAAGCCGCGTTTCGAGGAGACTCACGTGCAAAAAGTAAAGGAACAGTTGGCAGCGCGCCTGGACGCCCCGAAGGAGGCGTCTGTTACTGTTGACAACATAAAATCCCTCTCCGAGGCGATGTCAGTGGAGAAAATCGCGGCGATAAAGGCAAAACGCCTGGCGAAAAAGCGAACGACGATAAAGGAGAATGACGACATCGGCATGGGCTCGGACCTTCGCGTCATCCTGGACATGGACGTGGACGACACTAAGGATATTGTCTCCAGGGAACGCCAGTGGAGGACTCGTGCGACAATTCTCCAGAGCACTGGCAAGATATTTGCGAAAAATATCTTCGCAATTTTGCAGAGTATAAAGGCCCGCGAGGAGGGCCGCCAGAAAGGGCCGACGGCACCGACGCCCATGACGACACCACGTGCGACGCCGATGCGTCCGCTACCGCAGCCAGCGGTATACAATCGTTACGATCAGGAGAGATTCATCCAGCAAAAGCAGGAGACCGAGGGCTTCAAGATTGATACTATGGGCACGTACCATGGAATGACCTTGAAGTCTGTCACCGAGGGGACAAATCCTGCTGTCCGGAAAATTCCACCACCCAGTGCCTCCGCCATTCCAACCTCAGGACTACTGCCAACGTCCGCGGCAAAACTCACACCCCAACAGGCCGCCCAGAACAAAAGACCCAGCAGAACTCCAATCATCATCATTCCCAGTGCCAATACATCTCTCATCACGATGTACAACTCTAAGGATATTCTTCAGGACCTGAGGTTTGTCTCTAGTGATGAGAAGAGGGCGGCCGGATGCAAGAGGGAGAATGAGATTCTCCTGCAGAGGAGGAAGGAGGGCGGACTCACTGTACCTTATCGAGTAGTTGATAATCCCCAGAAGCTGAGCAACAACGACTGGGAAAGGGTTGTCGCGGTGTTCGTTATGGGACCTGCTTGGCAATTCAAGGGGTGGCCTTATGAGGGAAATCCTGTGGAgattttctccaaaatttGCGCCTTTCATATCAAGTATGATGAGATGAAACTCGATGCCAATGTTGCCAGGTGGGCGGTTGCTGTTATTGAGCTCAGTAGAACCAAGAGGCATCTTGATAGGGCGGCTCTGATGATGTTCTGGGAACATTTGGATAA